In the Lysinibacillus sp. PLM2 genome, one interval contains:
- the rpoE gene encoding RNA polymerase sigma factor RpoE — MNEQLIQKILSGDKQAFRIIVDTYKQPLVSYLTYQTKDEELAKDIAQETFIKCYENLIKFKGEHFKAWLFRIAINQLMDFKRKHKEDATPLEETPSLHSPELLMIEREQTLFLHQWLETLEDKTRQIFVLKYASNCSYEEIAETLHISLTEVRNRLHRTKKRLRDSKLKGDMKSALLID, encoded by the coding sequence TTGAATGAGCAGCTTATACAAAAAATTCTATCTGGTGATAAACAAGCATTTCGTATCATTGTCGATACATATAAGCAGCCACTCGTTAGCTATTTAACGTATCAAACAAAAGACGAGGAATTGGCAAAAGACATTGCACAGGAAACATTTATAAAATGCTATGAAAACTTAATTAAATTTAAGGGTGAACATTTTAAGGCATGGCTTTTTCGCATTGCGATAAATCAACTGATGGATTTTAAAAGAAAACATAAAGAGGATGCAACACCACTCGAGGAAACACCATCACTTCACTCACCCGAATTATTAATGATTGAAAGAGAACAAACATTGTTTCTTCATCAATGGCTAGAAACATTGGAAGACAAAACACGCCAAATTTTTGTCCTTAAGTATGCTAGTAACTGTTCGTACGAAGAGATTGCTGAGACACTACATATTTCACTAACAGAAGTACGAAATCGTCTGCATAGAACGAAAAAGCGATTAAGAGATTCAAAATTGAAGGGAGATATGAAAAGTGCATTGCTTATCGATTGA
- the yqfO gene encoding GTP cyclohydrolase 1 type 2 produces MKMKTPNGNEIIQLFESWSPKKIACMENDPIGLAIGTLNKTVSKVLVTLDVTHEVCDEAISKGCELIIAHHPPIFRKLSNLRTDTPEGKLYEKLIKHNIAVYAAHTNLDVAEGGVNDLLVDALQLENCEILEQTYSENLVKLAVFVPDGHADAIRVALAKAGAGHIGNYDSCSFSSNGVGRFRVLEGATPYIGEVGEMEATEEVKIEVVFPTSIKNKVLKAMLNTHPYEEPAYDLFTMAVETNQMGLGRVGTLSAPMTLEQFANHVKLSLNVPTVRVVGDLNTTISKVAVVGGDGNSYIYAAKRSGADVFVTGDIKFHVAQDAQNLGLNIVDPGHHVEKVMISGVAKKMAQLCEKQKLEVEFIQSEIHTEPFQFI; encoded by the coding sequence TTGAAAATGAAAACGCCTAATGGTAATGAAATCATTCAACTATTTGAAAGCTGGTCACCTAAAAAGATCGCATGCATGGAAAATGATCCAATTGGTTTAGCCATTGGAACGTTAAATAAAACCGTTTCAAAAGTGTTAGTTACTTTAGATGTCACACATGAAGTTTGTGATGAGGCAATTTCAAAAGGATGCGAGCTAATCATTGCCCACCATCCACCTATTTTTCGGAAATTATCTAACTTAAGAACAGATACTCCCGAAGGAAAGCTATACGAAAAGTTAATTAAGCATAATATTGCCGTTTATGCAGCACATACAAACTTAGATGTAGCTGAAGGTGGTGTAAATGACTTATTAGTAGATGCCTTACAGCTAGAAAATTGCGAAATACTAGAACAAACGTATAGTGAAAATCTAGTGAAACTTGCTGTATTTGTTCCAGATGGGCATGCTGATGCCATCCGTGTTGCTTTAGCAAAAGCTGGAGCAGGTCATATAGGAAATTATGACTCCTGTAGTTTTTCATCAAATGGTGTAGGAAGATTTCGCGTACTTGAAGGAGCAACACCGTATATTGGTGAAGTTGGGGAAATGGAAGCAACCGAAGAAGTGAAAATAGAAGTAGTTTTCCCAACATCGATAAAAAATAAAGTATTAAAGGCGATGTTAAATACGCATCCATATGAGGAACCTGCCTATGATTTATTTACAATGGCTGTTGAAACAAATCAAATGGGTCTAGGTCGTGTAGGAACATTATCAGCACCAATGACATTGGAGCAATTTGCTAACCATGTAAAGTTGAGTTTAAACGTTCCTACTGTACGTGTTGTCGGTGATTTAAATACAACGATTTCAAAAGTTGCCGTGGTTGGTGGAGATGGCAACTCATACATCTATGCGGCAAAAAGATCCGGTGCAGATGTATTTGTAACAGGCGATATTAAATTCCATGTAGCCCAAGACGCCCAAAACTTAGGATTAAACATTGTAGACCCAGGGCATCATGTGGAAAAAGTAATGATAAGCGGAGTAGCAAAGAAAATGGCTCAGCTCTGTGAAAAACAAAAATTAGAAGTAGAATTTATACAATCAGAAATTCATACAGAGCCTTTTCAATTTATTTAA
- a CDS encoding SAM-dependent methyltransferase: MNAEKLSKRLETVASFVPTGAIIADIGSDHAYLPCYLINKKIAKKAIAGEVVKGPFESAVRQVREAGLMHKISVRLADGLDAIDESNKVDTITIAGMGGPLIVSILEKKPAVLQNVTRLILQPNIHSKVIRQWGLDNGWAILDEVILEEDEKIYEVIVLQRGEMTLTEEEILLGKHLLIEKSETFIKKWTKEVENWKRVLESIEQAESSSSIIAKRGELLHLIALVEGIIENENA, encoded by the coding sequence GTGAATGCAGAAAAACTATCAAAACGATTGGAAACTGTAGCTTCTTTTGTGCCAACAGGAGCAATAATAGCAGATATCGGCAGTGATCATGCCTACTTGCCATGCTATTTAATCAATAAAAAAATAGCTAAGAAAGCAATTGCTGGAGAAGTTGTAAAAGGACCGTTTGAATCTGCCGTTCGTCAGGTAAGAGAAGCAGGCCTAATGCACAAGATTTCAGTTCGACTCGCGGATGGTCTGGATGCGATAGATGAATCAAATAAAGTAGATACGATTACAATCGCGGGCATGGGGGGCCCTTTAATTGTCTCCATTTTAGAAAAAAAACCAGCTGTCTTGCAAAATGTAACAAGATTAATTTTACAACCAAATATTCATTCAAAAGTAATTCGTCAGTGGGGACTTGACAATGGTTGGGCAATTTTAGATGAAGTTATTTTAGAAGAAGACGAAAAAATATATGAGGTTATTGTGCTTCAAAGAGGTGAAATGACTCTTACCGAAGAGGAAATATTACTTGGTAAACATTTACTAATAGAAAAGTCAGAAACCTTCATCAAAAAATGGACGAAAGAAGTTGAAAACTGGAAGCGAGTATTAGAGTCCATTGAACAAGCAGAATCATCTTCAAGCATCATCGCTAAACGTGGGGAGCTACTACACCTTATAGCATTAGTGGAGGGGATTATTGAAAATGAAAACGCCTAA
- a CDS encoding ISL3 family transposase, producing MHMYFNMKIPGFEGVEIHKVENVEDRIALYVMMPRKEHKCPVCGNLTSKVHDYRIQKIKHLKWFERLSMIFYKRRRYVCDCGKRFSEDNPFVERYQQYSKEWNQVARIKAIKGKTFKETAEVLGTSITTIIRRFDSVLNDKLANGVELPKHIAIDEYKGDTDAGTYQLIIANAETHEPLDILPNRRKNTIKDYLRKFGSSVNVVVMDMNPHFKEAVKKALSRPVIVADRFHYSRYIYWALDEVRRIVQKEWHAYDRKQCKRMRHVLYKRKEKLKEKDRWYLNRYLGMSDVLKQAYILKEAYCKWLDWAKKTNDIKEIKEKLFEFYKQVEESNIPAFIKAIQTFKNWQVEILNSFSYGYSNGFLEGINNKSKVIKRNAYGFKRFEHYKGKILLSNQYKEIGVHLDEKR from the coding sequence GTGCATATGTATTTTAACATGAAGATTCCAGGATTTGAAGGTGTAGAGATTCATAAAGTTGAGAATGTTGAGGATCGAATAGCATTATATGTAATGATGCCTAGGAAAGAACATAAATGTCCTGTTTGTGGAAATCTAACTTCAAAGGTTCATGATTATCGTATACAAAAGATAAAGCATTTAAAATGGTTTGAGCGGCTATCAATGATTTTTTATAAACGCCGCCGTTATGTTTGTGATTGTGGAAAGCGTTTTTCTGAAGATAATCCATTTGTGGAGAGATACCAACAATATTCGAAAGAATGGAATCAAGTAGCACGTATAAAAGCTATTAAAGGAAAAACTTTTAAGGAGACTGCTGAAGTTTTAGGGACATCAATTACAACAATTATTCGTAGGTTTGATTCTGTTTTAAATGATAAATTGGCTAATGGAGTTGAATTACCTAAGCATATCGCTATTGATGAATATAAGGGCGATACAGATGCAGGAACTTATCAGCTCATTATTGCGAATGCAGAAACACATGAACCGCTTGATATCTTACCCAACCGTCGTAAAAATACAATTAAAGATTACTTAAGAAAATTTGGTAGCTCGGTTAATGTCGTAGTGATGGATATGAACCCTCATTTTAAAGAAGCCGTTAAAAAGGCATTAAGTCGACCTGTAATCGTGGCCGATCGATTTCACTATAGTCGTTATATTTACTGGGCCTTAGACGAGGTTCGTAGAATCGTTCAGAAAGAATGGCATGCTTATGATCGCAAACAGTGTAAAAGGATGCGGCATGTATTGTATAAGAGAAAAGAGAAATTAAAGGAAAAGGATCGCTGGTACTTAAATCGTTATCTCGGAATGTCAGATGTTTTAAAACAAGCATACATACTTAAAGAAGCTTATTGTAAATGGTTAGACTGGGCCAAAAAAACGAATGACATAAAAGAAATAAAAGAAAAATTATTTGAATTCTACAAGCAGGTAGAAGAATCAAATATTCCTGCGTTTATTAAGGCAATTCAAACCTTTAAGAATTGGCAAGTAGAGATATTGAATAGCTTCAGTTACGGTTACTCTAACGGCTTTTTAGAAGGGATAAATAATAAATCGAAAGTTATTAAACGAAATGCCTACGGCTTTAAGAGATTTGAGCATTATAAAGGTAAAATATTATTAAGCAATCAATATAAAGAAATCGGTGTTCATTTAGATGAAAAAAGGTGA
- the acdA gene encoding acyl-CoA dehydrogenase, protein MNFNLTTEQNMLLKMMREFADEVVAPGAVERDRTKAFPIDIFKQLAEMGIMGLPFPEEFGGAGADTISFAIVTEQLSRACASTGITYSAHISLGGAPIHLFGTKEQKERYLVPICKGESFGAFGLTEPNAGSDAGGTETKAELKDGRFTINGSKIFITNASYAKYLALTAITGYKEDKKEISAIIVPTNSKGFTIKSDYEKMGLNASNTTELIFEDVNVPEENLLGKRGNGFKQFLITLDGGRIGIAAMAVGIAQAAFDKALSYSKERKQFGKPLASFQATQFKLADMAVKIELARNMVYKAAWLKDEGKPFSKEAAMAKYYASEMAVEVCDESIQIHGGYGYMKEYEVERYLRDAKLLEIGEGTSEIQKLVIARKILND, encoded by the coding sequence ATGAATTTTAATTTAACAACAGAACAAAATATGTTATTAAAAATGATGAGGGAATTTGCGGATGAAGTTGTAGCACCGGGTGCAGTTGAAAGGGATCGAACGAAAGCATTTCCAATTGATATATTTAAACAGCTTGCAGAGATGGGGATAATGGGTCTACCCTTTCCAGAGGAGTTTGGAGGTGCTGGTGCTGATACCATTAGCTTTGCAATTGTAACGGAACAATTAAGTCGAGCTTGTGCGTCAACAGGTATTACCTACTCAGCACATATTTCTCTAGGAGGTGCACCAATTCACTTATTTGGAACCAAGGAGCAAAAAGAGAGATATTTAGTGCCAATCTGCAAAGGTGAATCTTTTGGTGCATTTGGTTTAACAGAGCCCAATGCTGGTTCTGATGCAGGTGGTACTGAAACAAAGGCAGAATTAAAAGATGGTCGTTTTACAATAAATGGCTCTAAAATTTTTATTACAAATGCAAGCTACGCAAAATATTTAGCTCTCACCGCAATCACAGGCTATAAAGAGGACAAAAAAGAGATAAGTGCTATCATTGTCCCAACCAATAGTAAAGGTTTTACTATTAAAAGTGATTATGAAAAAATGGGGTTAAATGCATCGAACACAACGGAGCTTATTTTTGAAGATGTAAACGTACCTGAAGAAAATCTGCTTGGAAAAAGAGGAAATGGATTTAAACAATTTCTAATCACTCTTGATGGTGGAAGAATTGGTATTGCAGCAATGGCGGTTGGGATAGCACAGGCTGCTTTCGATAAAGCACTTAGCTACTCAAAAGAACGAAAACAATTTGGGAAACCATTAGCTTCATTTCAAGCAACCCAATTTAAATTAGCTGATATGGCTGTGAAAATTGAGCTTGCTAGGAACATGGTTTATAAAGCAGCATGGTTAAAAGATGAAGGGAAGCCTTTTAGTAAAGAGGCTGCAATGGCCAAATATTATGCCTCTGAAATGGCAGTTGAAGTTTGCGATGAGTCAATACAAATTCATGGTGGTTATGGGTATATGAAAGAATATGAAGTGGAAAGATATTTAAGGGACGCAAAATTATTAGAAATAGGGGAAGGAACTTCTGAAATTCAAAAATTAGTGATTGCGAGGAAAATCCTAAATGACTAA
- the sigA gene encoding RNA polymerase sigma factor SigA: MADKSERSNEVVSDQKLEEVKKLLQEKAIKEREISMREISNSLASFDLENEEIFSFADDLEKHHEVTVNGKEEFEEEALSKQEASEEEFDLNDLSVPPGVKINDPVRMYLKEIGRVDLLTAEEEIELAERIEQGDEEARKRLAEANLRLVVSIAKRYVGRGMLFLDLIQEGNMGLIKAVEKFDYRKGFKFSTYATWWIRQAITRAIADQARTIRIPVHMVETINKLIRVQRQLLQDLGREPSPEEIGEEMDLTPEKVREILKIAQEPVSLETPIGEEDDSHLGDFIEDHEAQSPSDHAAYELLKEQLEDVLDTLTDREENVLRLRFGLDDGRTRTLEEVGKVFGVTRERIRQIEAKALRKLRHPSRSKRLKDFLE; this comes from the coding sequence ATGGCTGACAAGTCAGAACGTTCAAATGAAGTAGTTAGTGATCAAAAATTAGAAGAGGTAAAAAAACTTCTCCAAGAGAAAGCAATAAAAGAACGTGAAATATCAATGAGAGAAATTTCAAATTCACTTGCTTCATTTGATTTAGAAAATGAAGAAATCTTTAGTTTTGCTGATGATTTAGAAAAACATCATGAAGTAACAGTAAATGGTAAAGAGGAATTTGAAGAAGAGGCTCTATCAAAACAAGAAGCGAGCGAAGAAGAATTCGATTTAAATGACTTAAGTGTTCCTCCTGGAGTGAAAATAAACGACCCTGTAAGAATGTATTTAAAAGAAATCGGAAGAGTAGACCTACTAACTGCGGAAGAAGAAATCGAACTTGCAGAGCGTATTGAACAAGGTGATGAGGAAGCAAGAAAACGTCTTGCAGAAGCAAACCTTCGACTTGTAGTCTCCATTGCAAAACGCTATGTAGGACGCGGCATGCTTTTCTTAGACCTAATCCAAGAAGGAAATATGGGCTTAATCAAAGCGGTTGAAAAATTCGACTATCGTAAAGGGTTTAAATTTTCTACTTACGCGACATGGTGGATTCGTCAAGCGATTACACGTGCTATTGCTGACCAAGCGCGCACAATCCGTATTCCAGTGCACATGGTTGAAACAATTAATAAATTAATTCGTGTTCAACGTCAATTGTTACAAGATTTAGGTCGTGAACCATCTCCAGAAGAAATAGGAGAAGAAATGGATCTTACTCCTGAAAAGGTTCGTGAAATCTTGAAAATTGCACAAGAGCCAGTATCTTTAGAAACACCTATTGGTGAAGAAGATGATTCTCACTTAGGTGACTTTATAGAAGATCATGAAGCACAGTCTCCATCAGACCATGCTGCATACGAACTTTTAAAAGAACAGCTAGAAGACGTATTAGACACATTAACAGATAGAGAAGAAAATGTTCTTCGTTTACGTTTTGGTTTAGACGATGGACGTACACGCACACTTGAAGAAGTTGGCAAAGTATTTGGTGTTACACGTGAGCGTATACGTCAAATAGAAGCAAAAGCTCTAAGAAAGCTACGTCATCCTTCTAGAAGTAAACGTTTGAAAGACTTTCTGGAATAA
- the dnaG gene encoding DNA primase, whose protein sequence is MTGKIPEQLIEQIRSQSDIVDVISEYVQLTKRGRNWFGLCPFHGENTPSFSVSQEKQIFHCFGCGAGGNAITFIMDIENIPFLDAVSKLGNRVGIQLDIQSTSIDNNNSSYSKSEENMLKAHQFAADFYHHLLLNTEDGEPALNYLLKRGFTKEDIETNGIGWSLPTWDSLSILLQREQYSLDEIVESGLIIKKENDQTYFDRFRDRIMFPIRDEFGKIIAFSGRIMHQSSNEAKYLNSPESPIFHKSQVLYNLDKARGSIRKSGQVILMEGFMDVLAANQAGIYNAVATMGTSLTPQHITKLKRLVEKIIICYDGDNAGWEAAKRASEMLHAEKLKVEVAVLPEKLDPDEYIRKYGAESFRKIIDKPHAYIAFIMMHARRNKNFQFENDVLQYIQEVLEHLVGKSPIERDLYIKQLAGETNISEDAIYAQFRKFESDHAKTIKRNYQKDGQTIDIQTRQNKKLTATERAERLLLSHMLNKADVVDRIFVDESQPFVSDEYNAVFVRLVGFYEEHESSDYQRFLEMLDDSSLRKIVMEAALTERDPNHAEAEIADCIKQIKKHRIENEINRLIHDSQEAEKMHEHKRALEIAQKIISLRKSLSAI, encoded by the coding sequence ATGACTGGGAAGATACCTGAACAATTGATTGAACAAATACGTTCGCAGTCAGATATCGTTGATGTAATCAGCGAATATGTACAGTTAACGAAAAGAGGACGTAACTGGTTTGGATTATGCCCATTTCATGGGGAAAATACACCTTCGTTTTCAGTATCACAAGAAAAGCAAATTTTCCATTGCTTTGGCTGTGGGGCTGGCGGGAATGCTATTACTTTTATAATGGATATTGAAAATATTCCTTTTCTTGATGCTGTATCAAAATTAGGTAATCGAGTAGGAATTCAGCTTGATATTCAAAGTACTAGTATAGATAATAACAACAGCTCTTATTCAAAAAGTGAAGAAAATATGCTAAAAGCTCATCAATTCGCAGCTGACTTTTATCATCATTTATTACTTAATACAGAAGATGGAGAACCTGCATTAAATTATCTTCTTAAAAGAGGATTTACAAAGGAAGATATCGAAACGAATGGTATAGGATGGTCACTTCCGACTTGGGATTCACTTTCAATCCTGCTCCAAAGGGAACAATATTCATTAGATGAAATTGTAGAAAGTGGATTGATAATCAAAAAAGAAAATGATCAAACCTATTTTGATCGATTCCGTGATCGGATTATGTTTCCTATAAGAGATGAGTTTGGGAAAATTATTGCATTCTCAGGTAGAATCATGCACCAATCATCAAATGAAGCAAAATACTTAAACAGTCCGGAATCGCCAATTTTTCACAAGAGTCAAGTTCTCTATAACTTAGATAAGGCTAGAGGCTCAATTAGAAAAAGTGGACAAGTCATTCTAATGGAAGGCTTTATGGATGTCTTAGCCGCAAATCAAGCAGGTATATATAACGCAGTTGCAACTATGGGTACTTCCTTAACACCACAGCATATCACAAAGCTAAAGCGCTTAGTTGAAAAAATAATTATTTGTTACGATGGTGATAATGCTGGTTGGGAAGCGGCTAAACGTGCATCTGAAATGTTACATGCTGAAAAGCTAAAAGTAGAAGTTGCTGTATTACCAGAAAAACTTGATCCAGATGAATATATTAGGAAATATGGTGCTGAATCATTTAGAAAAATAATAGATAAACCGCATGCTTATATTGCATTTATAATGATGCATGCTAGACGTAATAAAAATTTTCAATTTGAAAACGACGTCTTGCAATATATACAAGAAGTACTTGAACACCTAGTTGGAAAATCGCCTATTGAAAGGGATCTTTATATAAAACAACTTGCAGGTGAAACAAATATTTCTGAAGATGCGATTTATGCACAATTTCGTAAATTTGAATCAGATCATGCAAAAACGATAAAACGTAACTATCAAAAAGATGGACAAACTATTGACATACAAACACGTCAAAATAAAAAGTTGACTGCAACTGAGAGAGCAGAAAGATTGCTTCTTTCGCATATGCTTAATAAAGCAGATGTTGTAGACCGAATTTTTGTTGATGAATCACAACCATTTGTAAGTGATGAGTATAATGCGGTATTTGTTCGTTTAGTTGGATTTTATGAAGAGCATGAGTCATCAGATTACCAAAGATTCTTGGAAATGCTTGATGATAGTAGTCTTAGAAAAATTGTCATGGAAGCTGCATTAACTGAGCGTGATCCAAATCATGCAGAGGCGGAAATTGCAGATTGCATAAAACAGATTAAAAAGCATCGTATTGAAAATGAAATAAACAGATTAATACATGATTCTCAGGAAGCAGAAAAAATGCATGAGCATAAACGTGCCCTTGAAATCGCGCAAAAAATCATAAGTTTACGAAAATCATTATCGGCGATTTAG
- the yqfL gene encoding putative pyruvate, phosphate dikinase regulatory protein, whose amino-acid sequence MEKLNVFVVSDSVGETGEQVVKAAVTQFRPNFENTTIRKFPHINNIDHIEKIVELAKIQKAIIIFTLVEEKMRQKMMDLCNQSGIITFDLLGPMIRLFEGQTNQKPLEEPGLVHKLDDEYFKKIEAVEFAVKYDDGRDSRGILLADVVLVGVSRTSKTPLSQYLAHKRYKVANVPIVPEIDSPEELYQVDRKKCFGLVISPEKLNVIRKERLKALGLSDDATYAKQSRIEAELKHFQKIIEQLGCDVIDVTNKAVEETANVIIHKIEQGK is encoded by the coding sequence TTGGAAAAATTAAATGTATTCGTAGTTTCTGATTCTGTAGGTGAGACAGGTGAACAGGTAGTAAAGGCGGCAGTTACACAATTCCGGCCGAATTTTGAAAATACCACTATCCGTAAATTTCCTCATATTAATAATATAGATCATATTGAAAAGATTGTTGAATTAGCAAAAATACAAAAAGCAATTATTATTTTCACATTAGTTGAAGAAAAAATGAGACAAAAAATGATGGATTTATGCAACCAAAGTGGAATTATTACGTTTGACTTATTAGGACCTATGATTCGATTATTCGAAGGTCAAACGAATCAAAAACCTTTGGAAGAACCAGGGCTTGTTCATAAGTTAGATGATGAATATTTTAAAAAGATTGAAGCAGTAGAATTTGCCGTAAAGTATGATGATGGACGAGATTCAAGAGGGATTTTATTAGCAGACGTCGTGCTAGTAGGAGTATCTCGTACATCGAAAACGCCATTGTCACAATATTTAGCTCATAAACGCTATAAAGTGGCAAATGTACCAATTGTACCAGAAATAGATTCCCCAGAAGAACTATATCAGGTGGATCGAAAAAAATGCTTTGGTTTAGTGATATCTCCAGAAAAACTAAATGTTATTAGAAAAGAGAGATTAAAGGCTTTAGGTTTAAGTGACGATGCAACTTACGCAAAGCAGTCAAGAATTGAAGCAGAATTAAAGCATTTTCAAAAAATAATCGAGCAACTGGGCTGTGATGTCATAGACGTTACAAATAAGGCTGTTGAAGAAACTGCAAATGTGATAATTCATAAAATTGAACAAGGTAAATGA
- the ccpN gene encoding transcriptional repressor CcpN, producing MSPIELNKRQDTILQIVKENGPITGEQIAERLNLTRATLRPDLAILTMAGFLDARPRVGYFYSGKKTMASVTESMMNLKVKDFQSVPVVVSENMTVYDAIVHMFLEDVGTLFVVDDHSNLQGVLSRKDLLRTSIGTQNLNTIPVHIIMTRMPNIVYCKKTDSLIVAAKRLIERQVDSLPVVNEKEDGFEIVGRLTKTNITKAFISLAETHDL from the coding sequence GTGAGTCCAATAGAACTCAATAAACGTCAGGACACAATTCTGCAAATCGTAAAAGAAAATGGGCCAATTACAGGTGAACAAATTGCAGAACGACTCAATTTGACACGTGCAACGTTAAGACCAGATTTGGCCATACTAACAATGGCAGGGTTTTTAGATGCAAGGCCTAGAGTTGGTTATTTTTATTCAGGTAAAAAGACAATGGCTAGCGTCACGGAATCCATGATGAACTTAAAGGTAAAGGATTTTCAATCTGTACCTGTTGTAGTTTCTGAAAATATGACAGTATACGATGCAATTGTGCATATGTTTTTAGAAGATGTAGGTACACTTTTTGTAGTGGATGATCATTCAAACTTACAAGGAGTGCTTTCTCGAAAGGATTTATTAAGAACAAGTATTGGTACTCAAAATTTGAATACTATTCCTGTTCATATTATTATGACAAGAATGCCCAATATTGTTTATTGTAAAAAAACAGATTCTTTAATAGTAGCAGCTAAACGACTGATTGAAAGACAAGTCGATTCTCTTCCTGTCGTAAATGAAAAAGAGGATGGCTTCGAGATAGTAGGACGTCTTACTAAAACGAATATAACAAAAGCATTTATTTCATTAGCTGAAACGCATGATTTATAA
- the glyQS gene encoding glycine--tRNA ligase, whose product MANKSMETIVALAKHRGFVFPGSEIYGGLANTWDYGPLGVELKNNVKKAWWQKFVQESQYNVGLDAAILMNPRAWVASGHVGNFNDPMIDCKSCKARHRADKLIEEASLEKTGKEIVVDGMSFDQMKAKMEELEVTCPDCGKNDFTDIRQFNLMFKTFQGVTETSTNEIYLRPETAQGIFVNFKNVQRSMRKRVPFGIAQIGKSFRNEITPGNFTFRTREFEQMELEFFCKPGEDLEWQNYWKEFCKNWLLNLNMKEDSIRLRDHGQEELSHYSNATTDIEFRFPFGWGELWGIADRTDYDLKQHAEHSGEDFTYIDPISNERYVPYCIEPSLGADRVTLAFLCDAYDEEELEGGDVRTVLRFHPALAPFKAAVLPLSKKLSDEAGEVWTELRKAFPVDFDESQSIGKRYRRQDEIGTPFCITYDFDSKEDGQVTVRHRDSMDQVRMPITEVKAYIEKHLQF is encoded by the coding sequence ATGGCTAATAAATCAATGGAAACAATTGTCGCATTAGCAAAACACAGAGGATTCGTATTCCCTGGATCAGAAATTTATGGAGGCTTAGCAAACACTTGGGATTACGGCCCACTTGGCGTTGAGCTAAAAAACAATGTAAAAAAAGCTTGGTGGCAAAAATTCGTACAGGAATCACAATATAATGTAGGTCTAGATGCTGCAATTCTAATGAACCCTCGTGCATGGGTTGCATCTGGACACGTTGGTAATTTTAACGATCCAATGATCGACTGCAAATCATGTAAAGCAAGACACCGTGCAGATAAACTGATTGAAGAAGCATCTTTGGAGAAAACAGGAAAAGAAATCGTTGTAGATGGTATGAGCTTTGATCAAATGAAAGCAAAAATGGAAGAGTTGGAAGTTACTTGCCCTGATTGTGGGAAAAACGATTTCACTGATATCCGTCAGTTCAACCTAATGTTCAAAACATTCCAAGGTGTTACTGAAACATCAACTAATGAAATTTACTTACGACCAGAAACGGCACAAGGTATTTTCGTTAACTTTAAAAACGTACAACGCTCAATGCGTAAACGTGTACCTTTTGGTATTGCACAAATCGGAAAGTCTTTCCGTAACGAAATCACACCAGGTAATTTCACTTTCCGTACTCGTGAATTCGAACAAATGGAACTTGAATTCTTCTGTAAACCAGGTGAGGATCTTGAATGGCAAAACTACTGGAAAGAATTTTGTAAAAACTGGTTATTAAATTTAAATATGAAAGAAGATAGTATTCGTCTGCGTGATCATGGCCAAGAGGAATTATCACATTACTCTAATGCAACTACAGATATCGAATTCCGCTTCCCATTTGGTTGGGGCGAGCTTTGGGGAATTGCCGATCGTACAGATTATGATTTAAAACAACACGCTGAGCATTCTGGTGAAGATTTTACTTACATTGATCCTATATCAAATGAGCGTTACGTACCATATTGTATCGAACCTTCATTAGGTGCTGACCGCGTAACGTTAGCATTTTTATGTGATGCTTATGATGAAGAAGAGTTAGAAGGTGGCGATGTACGTACAGTATTACGCTTCCACCCTGCTCTTGCTCCATTCAAAGCAGCTGTTCTTCCATTATCAAAAAAATTATCAGATGAAGCCGGTGAAGTTTGGACTGAATTACGTAAAGCTTTCCCTGTTGACTTTGACGAATCTCAATCAATCGGTAAACGCTATCGTCGTCAAGATGAAATTGGAACACCATTCTGTATCACATATGACTTTGATTCAAAAGAAGACGGCCAAGTAACAGTTCGTCACCGCGATTCTATGGATCAAGTTAGAATGCCTATTACAGAAGTGAAGGCTTATATTGAAAAGCATTTACAATTTTAA